The Gemmatimonadota bacterium region TCGTTTGCCAATATTATCACCTCGCAGCATGCCGATGAATGCCTGTGGCGCGTTTTCCAATCCCTCGACGATATCTTCCCGGTAATTGAGCCAGCCTTCCTTTAGCCAGACCGACATCTGCTGTAATCCCTCGGCGTGTTGATCTGCGAAATCGCCCACCAGGAATCCCTGCATGTGCAACCGCTTGCCAATAAACCCGCCCATCATCCGGGCCCCCATTTCCGGTTCGATGAGGTTGTATTGCGAAATTTGGCCGCAAACGGAAATTCGGCCCCACATGTTCATGAGGGAAAAAACTGCATCGGTAATGGTGCCGCCCACGTTGTCAAAGTACACATCGACGCCATTGGGACATAAGCGTTGCAATTCGGCGCGGTAATCCGCTGTAGTTTTGTAATTGAATGCACCATCAAAACCCAGGCCGTCAATGGCATAGTTCACTTTTTTATCGCTGCCGGCTATGCCAATGGCGCGGCATCCTTTGATTTTTGCAATTTGCCCGACCAGCGATCCCACGGCACCGGCGGCTGCCGAAACCACGACGGTCTCGCCGGCTTTGGGTTTACCGACTTCCAGTAAGCCAAAATAGGCTGTCAATCCCGGCATGCCGAGAATGCCGAGTGCGGTTGAAACGGGTCCCAGTGAGGGATCTATTTTTCGGAGACCCTTTGCTGAAGAAACCGCGTAAGCCTGCCATCCGTGATCTGCCCAGACAATGTCCCCGGGCTGAAACTCAGAATGGTTGGATGCGATTACTTCGCTTACACTCCGTCCAATCATAACCGCACCAATTTCTACATTTGGCGCGTAGGATTTCCGTTCATTGATGCGCCCGCGCATGTAGGGATCAACGGAGAGGTACTGCGTTTTTAAGAGCAGTTCCCCTTCGCCGGGTTCGGGAATGGGCGATTCTCCAATTGAGAAATCGGATGTTTTGGGATATCCGACTGGACGCGCTGCCAATCGAATTTGAATATTTTTTTCTGCCATAGAAATAGTGCTCCTGATTTCGCGTTAGTTTGGATATCTCATTCTGCATAAACCGCTTCTCGTATGCCCTTCAAATATCCGACGGCAAATAGTCGCGCGATGCCTTGTTCGTCGCCAAATTGATCGTCTCCCATTTTGGGATAGTGGTCTGGGCGGCACACGCCGTCAAATCCAATGTCTCGATACGCGCGCAAACATTCGACGAGGTCCGTTTTGCCATCGTCGTGAAATGTTTCTTCAAATTTATCGGGTTGGCCGACGACATCGCGGATATGTAAGAAGTGGATTTTTTTTTGTTCGCCAAAGTGCCGGATGACCGAGGGCAAATCGTCTGTCATCAGTGTAAAATTGCCCTGGCAAAGCCCAATGCCATTCATCGGACTCGGTACGAGGTCAACGAGTTTCTGGTAGTTTTCAACGCTGCTCATAATGCGCGCAATGCCGCGGATGGGCGACAGCGGTGGGTCGTCGGGGTGCAGGGCCAGTTTGACGTTGGCTTCTTCGGCTACGGGTACAATGCGCTCGAGAAAATACTTCAGGTTGGCCCACTGTTGTTCCTCTGTCACGGTTCCCTGGGAGATCTCTTGTTCGGCTATTGATACGCCGTCAATATTGCGTATGGGGCGCTCGGCGGGATCGCCTTGCGATGCCAGGGCATTGAGATCAAATCCGCTTACATGCGCGCCGCCCCGCGAGGAAATGGATCGGGATGTACGCATGACTCCCAGTATGGGCATCCACGCATAACACCACACGGGGATTTCGAGTTTGCCCATGTTCCGAAGTAGTTCACATACCACTTCAATTTCTTCGTCTCGTCCGGGCAATCCCAGTTTGATCTTTTCCATAGGTGGCCGCGATTCAATGACTTCAAGGGGTATTCCGGCCGCTTCGTAAGCGGCTTTTGCTTTTGCCAGCAATGTGTAACTCCAGGGCTGTTCTTCTGGCTCTGCGTCCGGTTTTGGGTGCAGTGTTATGCCTCCAACTGCGCCTTCGACTCCACATTGTTTCATGAGTGTCCACCTCTGACTGGCTTGTGGCGGTGCCAGGATAGCAATTCTCAGCATGACTATTTCCTTTCACTGTTGGTGTTTTTGCCATTTTCATCGCTGCCCAATATATGCAGACCAGATGCGACATGCCATAAAAAATCTATTGCCAATAGCGCGGTCTAAATGGCTTTTGAGAAGCTATGCTCTTGCATATATTAATAATGACAAAAGGCAACCACCATCTGGCATACAAGGAGGCTCTGCTATGACCTGTTGGAAAATTCTCGCTGTCATCCTGTTGTTCACATCCCCTCTTTTTGCTCAGGAGCAAGCTGAAAACCGCTTCCAGAGAGCGGCGGAGCGATATTTTGCGCGCAATGACAAAAATAAAGACGGCAAATTGTCGCGGGAGGAATTTCCCGAACAACGGCGCCGTATATTTGAACAAATTGACATAGATAAAGATGGCTTTGTCACACTCGAAGAAGATATTCTTTTTCGCGATAATCAATGGAGGAATGCCGTGCGGATTCCAGAAGGTGTAACTGTCCACCGAGACTTGATCTACGGACGGGTTGGGGAAAGAGAACTCCCCCTCGATCTCTATCTTCCGCCCGATACATCATCCCCTGTGCCCGTGGTGATATGGGTTCACGGGGGGGCGTGGCGTGGGGGGGGCAAAGGCAATGGCGGGCGGGCGCGCAATATGACCACACGCGGATTTGCCGTCGTTGATGTGGAATATCGACTCAGTGGCGAAGCCCTTTTTCCCGCGCAAATTGAAGACTGCAAAACAGCCGTGCGGTGGGTGAGAGCAAATGCAAAAAAATACAATCTCGATCCCGACCGCATCGGCGCATGGGGTTCATCTGCCGGGGGGCATCTCGTGGCGATGATGGGGTTAACGCACGATGAAAATGTATTTGAGACGGATGATCACAGCCAATATTCGAGTCGGGTGCAGGTGGTATGCAACTGGTTTGGGCCTACAGATTTTTTGCGTATGAATGATTTTGAGGGTCGAATTGATCACGACGCAGCCGATTCGCCTGAGTCTGAATTAATTGGTGGTCCTATCCAGGAAAATAAGGAGAAAGTCGCTGCGGCCAATCCCATTACTTATGTCAGCAAGAACGATCCGCCCATGCTCATCCTGCACGGGGAAAAAGATCGGGCAGTTCCCTATAATCAGAGCGAGTTGCTCTATGCCGCGATGCAAAAATCGGGATTGAATGTCACGCTTTACAAGGTCGTCAATGCGGGTCACGGCTTTGGCAATGCAGATGACCAGGCATCGCTGGTTGAAATGTCCGTTCAGTTTTTAGAAAAGCATCTCAAATCTCCAACTGATGCCGCATCGCCATAAGATAAAAAAAGCCCTATTTTCACAGGGCTTTTGTTTTTTGAAGCGATAGGCTTTAAGATCTGGGCAAAAGTCAATGAAATTCCAAACTCGCCACAATTTGTTCATATTCGGTTAGCGGATAGCCAGCATCCCGGCTGCCATTGCCGATCATGTAATACCCTACCCCATTGTGGATGGCTATGGCTACGAGAAATCGGGTGCCGGGATATCTTCGGTTGGAGTTCTCCAGTTGAGAATAGCGAAATTGCCATTGAATCGCCTCGCCCACCTTGAGTTGGATGCGATGTTTTTCGCCGATAACGCGATATTGATCAAATGCTGGTACCAGAAACCGGTCTTCAAACGCCTGAACGAGTTGATCCAGTGTCATTGTGTTGAATTCGGCTCGTAGTGCTTGTGGCTCCAGGCGCATTTGTGGACGAAAGCCACCCTCACCCGTAAGCCCAGGACTGAGAATGCGCACGGTCACGGGTGGTAAACCATTGATGTCTCTTTGTGATGTAATGGTTGCTACATCGATACCCCACTGTTCGTTGGGACGACTGACTCGAAATCCCCAGGAGTTGTTGGTATAAACGAGCCCGTCTAAAGTGGGTTCAGGCTCTGTGGGGATTGGCTTACACCCAGAAGCTGTCAACAGGCTACACAGCAAAGCGCAAAATATTCGGGCGTATATCATATCGATCTCCTTTTCGATCAATCGCGAAAGCAGGCAGGTACTGATTATTTGACGCCAGACCGCTGGGCTGTGTTCCTGTCGCGTTGGAGTAATTTCGGATGCAGGCGATAAAATATCGCTTCTATCTGCTTCAGACCTTCGGCCTGTACTACAAAACGCCCATCGATTACCACAGTCGGCGACCTTGTCGGTATCACGCCGAGTGCTCGAGCAGTGGCGTGTATTTCTGCTCTGTTGTCTTTTCCGCTGACGTCAATGCCCATCTGTTTTAAGCAGTTTTCCACAGAAGATGTGTCGGAAGATGCCTTCTGCTTGTGGCACAAAAGGAGGTCGATCATTCGCTCGGGTGCGACCTTTTGTGCCTGTCGGAATAGCGCGTTTTGTTTGTCATTGCCTACAAAATGCAGGCGCAAACGCTCGGAGGCCTGGACTTTTTTGCCCCATTGCAAGAGTCGTTCTGCTATTTGTAATGCCGGAGACACATTAACATCCATAAACAGGTCCATACCATCTATATTCTGGCCTTGAAAAACCCGCGCAATGGGTGTCAATAATACGGTTGGAACAAAATGATCGCCAACGCGCTGCATCAGGTGTGCAAACCGATTAAAATGGGCTGTTTTCTCAAATTCACTGTTCAGCACATAAGCCGGCACCCGGTCCAGCCTATAACGCGCCATCAGGTTCTGTCCTATCTCGCTGTTTACATCTACAGTTTGG contains the following coding sequences:
- a CDS encoding mannonate dehydratase → MKQCGVEGAVGGITLHPKPDAEPEEQPWSYTLLAKAKAAYEAAGIPLEVIESRPPMEKIKLGLPGRDEEIEVVCELLRNMGKLEIPVWCYAWMPILGVMRTSRSISSRGGAHVSGFDLNALASQGDPAERPIRNIDGVSIAEQEISQGTVTEEQQWANLKYFLERIVPVAEEANVKLALHPDDPPLSPIRGIARIMSSVENYQKLVDLVPSPMNGIGLCQGNFTLMTDDLPSVIRHFGEQKKIHFLHIRDVVGQPDKFEETFHDDGKTDLVECLRAYRDIGFDGVCRPDHYPKMGDDQFGDEQGIARLFAVGYLKGIREAVYAE
- a CDS encoding NADP-dependent oxidoreductase; the encoded protein is MAEKNIQIRLAARPVGYPKTSDFSIGESPIPEPGEGELLLKTQYLSVDPYMRGRINERKSYAPNVEIGAVMIGRSVSEVIASNHSEFQPGDIVWADHGWQAYAVSSAKGLRKIDPSLGPVSTALGILGMPGLTAYFGLLEVGKPKAGETVVVSAAAGAVGSLVGQIAKIKGCRAIGIAGSDKKVNYAIDGLGFDGAFNYKTTADYRAELQRLCPNGVDVYFDNVGGTITDAVFSLMNMWGRISVCGQISQYNLIEPEMGARMMGGFIGKRLHMQGFLVGDFADQHAEGLQQMSVWLKEGWLNYREDIVEGLENAPQAFIGMLRGDNIGKRLVKCNGS
- a CDS encoding prolyl oligopeptidase family serine peptidase; the protein is MTCWKILAVILLFTSPLFAQEQAENRFQRAAERYFARNDKNKDGKLSREEFPEQRRRIFEQIDIDKDGFVTLEEDILFRDNQWRNAVRIPEGVTVHRDLIYGRVGERELPLDLYLPPDTSSPVPVVIWVHGGAWRGGGKGNGGRARNMTTRGFAVVDVEYRLSGEALFPAQIEDCKTAVRWVRANAKKYNLDPDRIGAWGSSAGGHLVAMMGLTHDENVFETDDHSQYSSRVQVVCNWFGPTDFLRMNDFEGRIDHDAADSPESELIGGPIQENKEKVAAANPITYVSKNDPPMLILHGEKDRAVPYNQSELLYAAMQKSGLNVTLYKVVNAGHGFGNADDQASLVEMSVQFLEKHLKSPTDAASP